One Candidatus Thermoplasmatota archaeon genomic region harbors:
- the ligA gene encoding NAD-dependent DNA ligase LigA, protein MNKNEAKKEIEKLREQINYHNYMYYVENNPVISDYEFDQLLKKLEKLEAEYPDLITPDSPTQRVGGEPVEGFVSVEHKVAMLSLDNAYTHDELREFDERVRKNVGDVEYVVEPKIDGVGVALLYENGVFVRGATRGDGFRGDDITVNLKTIRSIPLRLRGNVLNNVEVRGEVYIPIDGFKKLNKEQEKKGELVFANPRNAAAGSIRQLDPRVVASRPLDIFVYFISYSDKNFSTHEEALEALKKAGFRVNPLIKKVKDIEAAIKYCEELEKKREKLDYEIDGAVLKVNSLAQQKQLGETIKHPRWANAFKFTAKQATTKLNDIVVQVGRTGTLTPVAVLEPVQVGGVTVSRATLHNFDELKRKDIRVGDKVLVERSGDVIPQVVKSIKEKRTGKEKRKIIPKKCPVCGTNVVRSEDEVAVRCPNRYCPARLKWRLKHYASRDAMDIEHLGESTIDKLLDEKIIDNISDLYRLKKEDILKLEGFKDKSAQNLLDSIEQSKHRSLSRLIYALGIRHVGKYAAQVLASKYDSIDDLAEASAEELNQIFCLGEKTAEAIATFFATEENRELIKKLKEVGVQTKEVKKKEELPLRGKKFVFTGGLRSLSRPDASELVKQKGGIVTSSVSKDVDYVVVGEEPGSKYEKAKKLGLKIIDEKEFKKLVGK, encoded by the coding sequence ATGAACAAAAATGAGGCTAAGAAAGAGATAGAAAAACTGCGTGAACAAATCAATTATCATAATTATATGTATTATGTTGAGAACAATCCTGTTATCTCTGATTATGAGTTTGATCAGTTGTTGAAAAAACTTGAGAAGCTTGAGGCTGAGTACCCTGATCTTATCACCCCTGATTCTCCTACGCAGAGGGTTGGTGGAGAACCGGTTGAAGGGTTCGTATCTGTGGAACATAAGGTTGCTATGCTTTCTCTTGATAACGCATACACGCACGATGAGTTACGTGAGTTTGATGAGCGTGTTCGTAAAAACGTTGGGGATGTTGAGTATGTTGTTGAGCCTAAGATAGATGGTGTGGGGGTTGCGCTCCTCTATGAAAACGGTGTTTTTGTGAGGGGTGCTACTAGGGGTGATGGTTTTAGGGGTGATGATATAACTGTTAACCTGAAAACAATTCGTAGTATACCATTGAGGCTTAGGGGAAATGTTTTGAATAATGTTGAGGTCCGTGGTGAAGTGTATATTCCTATTGATGGTTTTAAAAAGTTGAATAAAGAACAAGAAAAAAAGGGTGAGCTGGTTTTTGCTAACCCTCGTAATGCAGCAGCTGGTTCTATTAGGCAGCTTGATCCAAGGGTTGTTGCATCAAGGCCGTTGGATATTTTTGTTTATTTTATTTCTTATTCTGACAAAAATTTTAGTACACATGAAGAGGCTTTGGAGGCTTTGAAAAAAGCTGGTTTTCGTGTTAACCCGTTGATTAAAAAAGTTAAGGATATAGAGGCTGCTATAAAGTACTGTGAGGAATTAGAGAAAAAACGTGAAAAACTTGATTATGAGATTGATGGAGCTGTTTTGAAGGTTAATTCTTTAGCTCAACAGAAACAGCTTGGGGAAACAATAAAGCATCCTAGGTGGGCTAATGCTTTTAAATTCACTGCAAAACAGGCCACAACCAAGTTGAATGATATTGTTGTTCAGGTTGGTAGAACCGGTACACTTACACCAGTGGCAGTGTTAGAGCCTGTTCAGGTTGGTGGGGTAACTGTTTCTAGGGCTACTTTACATAACTTTGATGAGCTTAAAAGAAAGGATATAAGGGTTGGTGACAAAGTTTTGGTTGAACGCAGCGGTGATGTTATACCGCAGGTTGTAAAAAGCATAAAAGAAAAAAGAACCGGCAAGGAGAAAAGAAAGATTATACCAAAAAAATGTCCTGTATGCGGAACAAATGTTGTTCGTAGCGAAGACGAGGTTGCAGTTAGGTGCCCAAATCGTTATTGCCCTGCTCGTCTGAAATGGCGTTTGAAACATTATGCCTCACGTGATGCCATGGATATAGAGCATCTCGGCGAATCAACCATTGATAAACTGCTTGATGAAAAAATTATTGACAACATATCTGATCTGTATCGACTTAAAAAAGAGGATATACTCAAATTAGAAGGTTTTAAAGATAAATCTGCGCAGAACCTCCTAGATTCCATAGAACAAAGTAAACATCGGAGTTTATCCAGGCTTATTTATGCTCTTGGTATAAGACATGTTGGTAAATACGCTGCACAGGTTCTTGCTTCTAAATATGATTCGATCGATGATCTTGCAGAGGCTAGCGCAGAAGAACTGAATCAGATTTTTTGTCTCGGTGAAAAAACAGCCGAGGCTATCGCAACGTTTTTTGCAACTGAGGAAAACAGGGAGCTAATCAAAAAACTTAAAGAAGTTGGTGTTCAAACTAAGGAGGTTAAAAAGAAAGAAGAGCTGCCTCTTCGAGGTAAAAAATTTGTATTCACCGGTGGTTTGCGGTCTCTTTCTAGACCTGATGCATCTGAGCTCGTTAAACAAAAAGGAGGAATAGTAACCTCTTCTGTTAGCAAAGATGTTGACTATGTTGTTGTTGGCGAGGAACCTGGCTCAAAATATGAGAAAGCAAAAAAACTTGGGTTAAAGATCATAGATGAAAAAGAGTTTAAAAAACTAGTTGGTAAATAA